The genomic segment TCGGCCAGTTCATGCTCGACCTGCACACGGGCGAGCACGGCTATACCGAGGTGGTGCCGCCGGTCCTCGTGCGCGACGAGGCGATGTTCGGCACGGCACAATTGCCGAAATTCCGCGACGATCAGTTCGCTACTAGTTTCAGCGACAAACAAATTTTAGATCTTTTCGACGGAATGGTTTCCCAAGCTTACCTTGACGCTGAAAAGATGGCCTCAGAAGATGGGAAGTACCAGATCGAAGGCCTGAAAGAAATATTCGAGCAGCAGCGACCTATTTGGCGAGCACGATTTGACTCCGAAAAAGATGCTCAGTTGCGCCGCTGGCTGATCCCCACGGCGGAAGTCCCGCTCACCAACCTCGTGCGCGAAAGCATCCTCGCGGAGGACGAGCTTCCCTTGCGCTTCACCGCGCTCACCCCCTGCTTCCGCGCGGAGGCCGGGGCGGCGGGGCGCGACACCCGCGGCATGCTGCGCCAGCACCAGTTCAACAAGGTCGAGCTGGTCTCGATCACCGCTCCGGAAAAATCGGCCGAGGAGCACGAGCGGATGCTCGCCTGCGCCGAGGCCGTGCTGCAGAAGCTCGATCTCACCTATCGCGTCATGACGCTGTGTACCGGTGACATGGGCTTTGCCTCCCAGAAAACCTACGACATCGAGGTCTGGGTGCCGGGCCAACAGACATACCGCGAGATTTCGTCCTGCTCGGTCTGCGGCGAGTTCCAGGCGCGGCGGATGAATGCGCGCTACCGGGCCAAGGAGGGCAGGGGGGTCGGCTTCGTCCACACCCTGAACGGCTCGGGCGTCGCGGTCGGCCGCGCGCTGATCGCCGTGATGGAAAACTACCAGAACCCCGACGGCAGCGTCACGATCCCGTCGGCGCTCCAGCCCTACATGGGCGGCCTCACCCGGATCGAGGGACCGAAGAACTGATGCGCATCCTGGTCACCAACGACGACGGCATCCACGCGCCGGGCCTGGAGACGCTGGAAGGCATCGCCCGCGTGCTCAGCGACGATGTCTGGGTGGTCGCGCCCGAGACCGATCAATCGGGCGTGTCGCACTCGCTCTCGCTCAACGATCCGCTGCGCCTGCGCCAGATTGGGGAAAAGCGCTTCGCGGTGAAGGGCACGCCCTCGGACTGCATTATCATGGGGGTGGCCCACATCCTCAAGGACCACAAACCCGACCTCGTGCTCTCGGGGGTCAACCGCGGCCAGAACGTGGCCGAGGACGTGACCTATTCCGGCACCATCGCCGGGGCGATGGAGGGCACGATCCTCGGCATCCGCTCGATCGCGCTGAGCCAGGCCTACGGCGCGGGCGGGCGGGCCAACCTGAAATGGGCCTGCGCCGCCACGCATGGGCCGCGGGTGATCGAGAAGATCCTCGAGATCGGCATCGAGCCCGGCATCCTCGTCAACGTCAACTTCCCCGATTGCGAGCCGGAGGACGTGCAGGGCGTGGCGGTCTCGGCGCAGGGCCAGCGCAATCAGGCGCTCCTGCAGATCGATGCCCGCCACGACGGGCGCGGCAATCCCTATTTCTGGCTCGCCTTCGCCAAGGCGCGGTTCGAGCCCGGCAACGGCACCGATCTCAAGGCGATCGCCGAGAACCGAATCTCGGTGACGCCGCTGCGGCTCGACCTCACCGACGAGCCGGAACTGACCCGCTTCGCCGCGGCGTTCCGGGCGTGAGCGGGGGCGGCCGTCCGGGCCCTCATGCCGCCTGAGGCCGGAGAGCCCGACGAACGGGCCGAACGGCTGTCCGCGGGGCTGGCGGAGGCGACCGGCAACGCCGCCTTCGTGCTGGCCCTGCGCGAGCGGGGCGTGCGCGACACCGCCGTGCTGCGGGCGATGGAACAGGTCCCGCGCGAGCGCTTCGCGCCGCCGGCTCTGCGCCCGCATGCGCGGCGCGACATCGCCCTGCCGCTCGCCTGCGGTCAGACCATGACCGCGCCGAGCGTCGTCGCGCAAATGCTCGGTGCCCTCGACCTCGCCCCCGGCCAGCGCGTGCTGGAGGTCGGCACCGGCACGGGCTACGTCACCGCCCTGCTGGTGCGGCTCGGGGCCGCTCATGTGCGCAGCCTGGAGCGCTACGAGGGGCTCGCCCGCGCGGCACGGGCGCATCTGGGGCGCGACCTTTCCGACGTCACCGTCGAGACCAATGACGGGCTCGCGCCCGAAGTCGTGCGGGGCGGAAGCTACGACCGCATCCTCGTCAACGGCAGCCTCGCCGCGCTGCCACCGCACCTCCCCGCCGCGCTCAAATCCGGCGGCCGGCTGGTGGTGGGCCATTGGACCGGGCGGGGGAGCCGGCTCGTGACGCTGACCCGCGACAGCGCGGCCGCCTACGCCCGGACGGAGGGGGCGGCCCTGCGCCTCGGCCCTCTGACGCCGGGGCGTGCGCTGGCGCCGTAGCGGCTCGACGACGGTTCGGCGTGTCCCCGTCAAGCGGAGGTCTCGCCCGCTCGGACTTGCGATCGGCCCCGTTGCCAGACTCCCTCAACCTTTACGGAACCCGCGTGAATCCGATCCCCGCGACGATCTCGGGAACGGTTGCTTAACCTGAATCCCGTTTGAATAGCTCATCACGTTGCGTCAGTGTTTAAGCGGGTGCGTCGATGCGGGTTCGGGGGAAAATACTGGGCTTGAGGACGCTGTCGCGCTTCGCCCTCATCGGTATGATCGGCGGTGGCACCGCTGCTTGTTCGTCGGACGCCTCGCGTCTCGGCGATCCCTTCACCAACCCGTTCGCGTCGCTGACGGGTGAGCCCTCGGCCACCGGCAGCCTGCCGAATGACGGCGTCGAGAGTGAGATGGCGCCGGCGCCTGCGATCCGCACGCCGCGCATCCAGTCTCAGGCGCTGCCCGCTCCCGGCCCGGCCCTGTCGCCGCGCCCCGGCGCGGTCAGCGCCGCCCCGGCCGCGCCCCGGACTGTGACCCGCGTCGCGACGGCCGAGCCGATCTCCGGCGGCATGGCGAGCAACGTGGCTGGCCTGAACCCCGATGCGGGCCGCGCGATGACGCCGCGTGCCTCCGCCCCGGCGCCGCAGCCCAAGCTCCAGTTCGGCAAGCCCGTCGATAAGGCGGCTGAGAAAGCGGCTGAGAAGCGCGCCGCCGAAGCCGCTGCCGCGAAGGCGGCCGAGGCCCGCCGCGACGCCGAGCGGCAGGTTGCCGCCGCCAAGGTCGCCGAGGCCAAGGCGGCCGAAGCCAAGGCCGCGGAAAAGGCGGCGCAGTCGAAGAAGCTCGCCGACGCCAAGGCGGCTGAGGCGAAGAAGGCGGCGGAGGCGGCCAAGCATCCGCGTCCGGGCCAGAAGGGTGCCGAGAAGGTCGCCAAGGCCGAGCCGAAGGTCGATCCGAAGGATGCGGCCAAGGAGGCGGCGAAGGCTGAGGCCGCCCGCAAGGCCGAAGCCGACGCCAAGCAGGCCAAGGCGGACGCCGCCAAGAAGCTTGCCGAGGCTCGCGCCGCGGAAACGGCCGCGAAGGCCGCCGCCAAGGAGAGCAAGGAGGCCGCCAAGGCGTCCGCGAAGGAAGCGGCACCGGCTGCCCCCGTGAAGGTCGCCAGCGCCGACGCCTCCGCCCCGATCCCGGCTGCCGCCCCGCAGGCCGCGGCCGAGTCGTTCCGCTGGCCGGCCAAGGGCCGCATCATCAATGCCTACGGCTCGTCCGGCAACGAGGGCATCAACATCGCCGTGCCCGAGGGTACGCCGGTCAAGGCCGCCGAGGACGGCACCGTGGCTTATGCCGGCTCCGACGTGAAGGGCTACGGCAAGCTGGTGCTGGTGCGGCACAACAACGGCTACGTCTCGGCCTACGCCCATAACGGCGAGCTGGACGTGCGCCCCGGCGAGAAGGTGAAGCGCGGCCAGACCATCGCCAAGTCGGGCGCCACCGGCAACGTCACCTCGCCCCAGCTCCACTTCGAGCTGCGCAAGGGCGCGACCCCGGTCGATCCGATGCCCCATCTCGGCGGCTGATTGTTTCCGATCCCCACAGACGAAGGGCGGCTCCTCACGGAGCCGCCCTTTTTCGTTTTGGGTCTCGTCAGCGCGGCCGGCATGCCCCTCTCCCCGCGTGCGGGGAGAGGGGCATGCGGAAAGACTACCCGTCGAGCCGCTGACCCAACCGCCCGGCGAGATCCTGGATGAACTGGAACGCGGTGCGCCCGGAGCGTGAGCCGCGGGTCGTGGCCCATTCGAGCGCCTCGGCCCGCACCCGGTCCGGCTCCACATCGAGCGCGTAGCGCTCCACATAGGCGCGGATCATCGCCAGATATTCGTCCTGGCTGCATTTGTGGAAGCCGAGCCAGAGGCCGAAGCGGTCGGAGAGCGAGACCTTCTCCTCCACCGCCTCACCGGGATTGATCGCGGTGGAGCGCTCGTTCTCGACCATCTCGCGGGCCAGCAGGTGGCGCCGGTTCGAGGTGGCGTAGAACAGCACGTTGCCCGGCCGCCCCTCGATGCCGCCGTCGAGCGCGGTCTTGAGCGACTTGTAGGAGGTGTCGTCGGCATCGAACGAGAGGTCGTCGCAGAACACCAGCCAGGGGTGCGGGTCGTTCCGGAGCAGGCTCATCAGCTCGGGCAAAGCCTCGATGTCCTCGCGGTGGATCTCCACGAGCTTCATCGGCCGCGCGCCCTCCGGCCGGCGGGCGTTGATCTCGGCATGGGCCGCCTTGACCAGCGAGGACTTGCCCATGCCGCGCGCGCCCCAGAGCAGGGCGTTGTTGGCCGGCAATCCACGGGCGAAGCGCTCGGTGTTCTCCACCAGGGTGTCGCGGGCCCGGTCGATGCCGGTGAGGAGGCCGATCTCGACGCGGTTGACCCGCGGCACCGGGATCAGCCGCCGCTCGGGCCCCCACAGGAAGGCGTCGGCGGCGCTCGTATCCACCTTCGGGACGGTGGACGGGGCGGCGCGCTCCAGGGCTGCGGCGATCCGCTCCAGAAGCGGCAGGAGATTCGGAATGGGGTCGGCAGGCGTCGGCTCTGAAGCCATGATCTCGGGTCCGGTTGCGGGGGAGGGCGGCCGCCCTCGCTGAGGTGGCGCCTTGTAGGCGAAGGTCGAAAGAAAGGGGAACCGCGGTGGCGGCGGCCCGGATGCATCCCAGGGCTTCGCCCTGGTTTTACTACGGCCTCAAGCGCCGGCGGCCGCCTCCGCGGCCTCAGGCTGTCGCTCCGCTCGATGCTGTCCGGGGCTCACGCCCCGAAAAGCCCGCTCCGCGCGGCGCTCTTCGCGCCGCGAAGCCGCCCGAGCGGCTTCGAAGCGATTGCCCTGCGGATGCATCACCCGCCGTTGCTTTCGAATCGCCCGTCGCTATAGTCCGCGCGCTTTCCGGCAGGTCAGATCTGGCCCGCCGGTCCTGGCAAGTCTCTTTTTGGCAAGTCGCTTTCGGCAAGCCGGTTTTGACAAGCCCGTCGTCGCAAGGCACCGGTCCCGCCGGGCCTCACGGGCCGTCTGCCCTCGATCAGGAGTTTCTCGCGTTGATCACCCCCGCCTTCGCGCAAGGAGTCGGTGCCGGAAGCGGCGCGGATGTCGCGTTGCAGTTCGTGCCCTTCGTCCTGATCTTCGTGATCATGTATTTCCTGATCCTGCGCCCGCAGCAGCGCCGGCTCAAGGATCACCAGAACATGGTGAAGAACGTGCGCCGCGAGGACACCATCGTGACCACGGGCGGCCTCGTCGGCCGCGTCACGAAGGTCGCGGACGACGCCACCGAGATCGAGGTCGAGATCGCCCCGAACGTGCGCGTGAAGGTGGTCCGTTCGATGATCTCCGAGGTTCGCGTCAAGGGCGCCCCGGTCAAGGCCTCCTGAGAGGTCACATGAGGGTGCCGGCGCACAGGCCCGGCACCTTTCGGTAAACCCAGTCGGAACCGGGCGGATGTTGCGCTTCTCGAGAACCAAGATTTTCGCGACCCTGGCCATCATCCTGATTGGTCTGAGCCTCGCAGTGCCGAGCTTCTTCTCGAAGGAGCAGCGCGAGGCCTTCGTCAACGCGCTGCCGAAATCGATCCAATGGATGGTGCCGACCCGGGCGATCGTGCTCGGCCTCGACCTCCAGGGCGGCTCGCAGATCCTCTTAGAGATCGACCAGCCCGACCTCGTCCGCTCGATGGTCACCGGCCTGCGCGACGACGTGCGCCGCATCCTGCGCGAGGCCGCGGTCTCGCCGGACGGCGGCATCCGCGTCATCAACCGCGGCGTCGAGCTGCGCATCCCCGATGTGGCGGCCCGCGCGAAGGTGATGCCGAAGCTGCGCGAACTCGCAGCCCCCATCAACAACCCGCTCGCCGCCGGCGGCCAGACCCTCACGGTCAACGAGGCCGAGAACGGCACGATCCAGCTCGTCCTCACCGAGGCCGGCATCAACGACCGCACCCGCCGCGCCGTCAGCCAGGCCATCGAGGTCGTGCGCAAGCGCATCGATTTCGGCGGCACCAAGGAGCCGTCGATCCAGCAGCAGGGCGCCAGCCGCATCCTCGTCCAGGTGCCGGGCCTGCAGAACCCGCAGGAGCTGGAGGACCAGCTCGGCAAGACCGCCAAGCTCGAATTCCGGATGCTGGCCGATTCGCCCTCCGGTGACGTCGACATGCTCGCCTCGAAGGACGAGGGCGGCGCCAAGGTGCCGGTCGAGCGCCGCGTCATGGCCGATGGCAGCGATCTCACCGACGCCCAGCCCGCCTTCGACCCGCAGACCCACGAGCCGATGGTGAGCTTCAAGTTCAACCTGCGTGGCGCCCAGCGCTTCGGTCAGGCGACCTCGGAGAATGTCGGCCGGCGCATGGCGATCGTGCTCGACAACGTGATCCAGTCGGCCCCGGTGATCCGCTCGGCGATCACCGGCGGCACTGGCCAGATCACCGGCAACTTCACCGTCAAGGACGCCAACGACCTCTCGGTGCTGCTGCGGGCCGGTGCCCTGCCGGCCAAGCTCACCGTGGTCGAGCGCCGCGTCGTCGGCCCCGGCCTCGGCCGCGACTCGATCGAGGCCGGCAAGATGGCGACCCTGGTCGCGGGCGGCCTCGTCATTGCCTTCATGTTCGCGACCTACGGCACCTTCGGCTTCATCGCCAACATCGCCCTGATCGTGCACGTCGGCCTGATCCTCGGCCTGATGTCGGTGCTGGAGGCGACGATGACGCTGCCGGGCATCGCCGGCATCGTGCTCACCATCGGCACGGCGGTCGATTCGAACGTGCTGATCTACGAGCGCATGCGCGAGGAAGCCCGCGGCGGCCGCTCCCTGGTCTCGGCGCTTCAGGCCGGCTTCGACCGGGCGTTCGCCACCATCATCGACTCGAATTCGACCATGGCGATCGCCGCCCTGCTGCTGTTCTTCATGGGCTCGGGCCCGGTGAAGGGCTTCGCCGTGGTGTTCATCCTCGGCATCCTCACCACCGTCATCACCGCCGTGACGCTGACGCGCATGATGATCGCGCTGTGGTACAACTGGTTCCGGCCCAAGGCCCTGCCGTTCTAGGGGCGCCGCCGCCTCGTTCCCGGCGCGGCCCACGCGCCGCGCGAAAGCTGAAATCTCAGGGGATGCGCTCGGAGCGCCCCCTTCGCTTCGAGACCGACCATGCGCCTGCTTCGCCTCTGGCCCGACGAATCGCATTTCGACTTCATGCGGTTCCGGCGCGTCACCTTCCCGCTTTCGGCGGTGATGTCGGTCGTGACCCTGGTGCTGTTCATCACCGTCGGGCTCAATTACGGCATCGACTTCAAGGGCGGCACCCTGGTCGAGCTTCAGGCCAAGGCCGGGCAGAAAGCGGACGTCGCCGAAATCCGCCACACCGCCAACGGGTTCGGCTTCGGCGAGACCGAGGTGCAGGAACTCGGCGGCGAGGGTCAGGTGCTGGTGCGCTTCCCGCTCCAGGCCGGCGAGCAGGGCCAGACCGCGGTGATGCAGAAGGCGCACGCCGCCTTCGACGCGAGCTACGATTTCCGCCGCACGGAGACCGTGGGGCCGCGCGTCTCGGGCGAACTCGTGCAGTCCGGCACGATCGGCGTCGTGCTCTCGGTGCTGGCGGTGCTGCTCTACCTGTGGTTCCGCTTCGAGCGGGAGCTGGCGCTTGGCGCCATCGTCGGCACCCTGCACGACATCGTGTTGACGGTCGGCGTGTTCATCATCACCCGCATCGAGTTCAACATGACCTCGATCGCGGCGATCCTCACCATCGTCGGCTACTCGCTCAACGAGACCGTGGTGGTGTTCGACCGGACCCGCGAGCTGATGCGCCGCTACAAGACGATTCCGGTGGTGGAACTGCTCAACCTCTCGATCAACTCCACCATGTCGCGCACGGTGATGACCTCGCTCTCCACCACCCTGTCGCTGGTGGCGCTGGTGCTGTTCGGCGGCGAGGCAATCAAGGGCTTTGCCGTGGTGATGCTCTGCGGCGTGGTGATCTGCACCTACTCCGCGATCTTCGTCTCGACCCCGTCGCTGATCTATATCGGCCTGCGCCTGTCCGGTGCGAAGGCGTCGCAGCGCGAGTCCGGCCTGCCGCAGGCGGCCGAGTAGGGCGCGGCGTGCGGCGGGAGGTGCGAGACCGGACGGGGACGTCTTTCTCCGCCCCGGCGGTTGAGAGGGACGCCCGCGCTTCCGACATGCTCCGGTACGGAATGCGGGCGAGCGGAGGCATGGCGTGAGCGAGGGACGAATCCCCGGGCAGATCCATGACGGCTTCCTGCCCGGCCGCCACGGCATCGACGCCTACGGCAATGGCGGCTTCCGCTTTGGGCAGATGTCCCACCGGGGCTCAATCCTGCTGCTGCCCTCCGGCGTGCGCGCCTGGGAGGTGAACGAGCCCGCCGGCATCGACGGGACGAGCCTCGGCCCGGTGCTCGCCGAGGCCGAGGGGATCGAGCTGCTCCTGATCGGCACCGGCGCCGAGATCGTGTTCCTGCCCGAAACTTTGCGCCAGCGCCTCAAGGCCGCAGGCATCGGCCTCGACACGATGCAGACGGGGGCGGCCGCACGGACCTACAACATTCTGATGGCCGAGAACCGCAAGGTCGCGGCCGCGCTGATCGCCGTCTAGAGCCATGCCCGGCTGATTGCATCAGGTCGGGCATGGCTCTAGGTCCTTGTTTTGTCGCGCTTTCTTTCGACGAACCGGCATCCACTTCGTCGGAAAGCACTTAAAGTTCCGAACGCCGCGTGAGCCCCGCTCCATGACGCGCCCCGAGACCCGAACCGAGACGAGCCCGGAGGCCGGCAATGGCGGACTCGCCTTCGCCTTCCGGCATTGCGAGGAACTGGTGCGCGAGAGCGACCCGGACCGCTACTTCGCGGCCCTGTTCGCGCCTGCCGCCTTCCGGCCGCACCTCTTCGCGCTCTCCGCCTTCAGCCTGACCATCGCCCGCGTCCGTGAGGCGGCCTCGAACCCGATGGCGGGGGAGATCCGCCTGCAATGGTGGCGCGACGCGCTCCAGGGGGAGGCGCGCGGCGACGTCCGGGCCAATCCCGTCGCCGCGGCCCTGGACGATGCGATCGTCACGCGCCGCCTCGGACGCCAGCCCTTCGTCGACCTGATCGATGCCCGGGTCTTCGACCTCTATGACGATCCGATGCCGCGGGTGAACGATCTGGAGGGCTATTGCGGCGAGACCGCCTCGGCGCTGATCCGCCTTTCCGGGCTGGTGCTCGCCGACGGGGCCGAGCCCGGCGGCGCGGCGGCCGCCGGCCATGCGGGCGTCGCCTACGGCATCACCGGCTTGTTGCGGGCGCTGCCGTGGCACGCGCGTCAGGGACAGGTCTACCTGCCCGGTGACCTGCTGCGCCAGAACGGGGTCACGCGTGAGGACATCGTCTCGGGCCGGGGCGGGCCGGGCCTCGTGCGAACCTGCGCCGAATTGCGAGCGCTGGCACGGCGCCACCTCGCCGCCTACGAGGCGGCTCGCAGCACCATCGCTCCGGCGGCCCGTCCCGCCTTCCTGCCGACGGCGCTGGTCGAGCCCTATCTCGCGGCGATGGAGCGGGCCGGCTACGATCCGCTCAACAGCGTGATCGAGATCCCTCGCTGGCGCCGCCTGTGGCGGCTGTGGCGGGCGGCGCGCACCGGGCGATAGAGACGTTTCACACGCTTATAGAAGCTCCTCCCCGCGAAGGGGAGGAGCTCGATGGAGCAGGGCGTCAGCGCGCCTTCTTCGTCAGCTTCTGGGCGATCTCGAACATCTCCTCCGGCGCATAATCGGGCGCGAAGGCCGAGGGAATGCCGGTGAGCTGGTGGATCTTGCCGCCGTCGGGCATGCCCTCCACGATCTCCAGCTCGCCCGGGGGATCGCCCGGCAGGGCGTGCTCGCTGCTGTTCCAGATCCCGGCGATGTCGCGGTAATCGTTCGGGCTCCAGGTGTAGAGCCGGCGATGCGACCCCTCCTGCAGGTACTTCTGGCACTCGGGGATCTTGTCGAGGTTGATGTTCGGGGTCGGCAGGAACTTGTCGAGGTCGACGCCGGTGATCTGCTTCAGCGCCAGGGCGTAGGCGTGGGCGTGGACCGAGCCGCGCACCAGCAGGTAGCCGCAGACCTCACGACCGGTCGGGTCGGACAGGGTCTCGTAGACCCGCAGCTTGTGCAGCCGTGCGCCGCATTCGAGGTGGAAGTTGTGCAGGAGATCGACGACGACATTGCCCGTCGAGGTGATGAAGTCGTTGTTCCACGAAGCGCCGTTGCTGTTGATCGGCGCCGAGCCCCCCCCGTTCGACAGGAAGGCCGCGGCAAGCCGGATGTCCTTCATGTCCTCGAACGGCGCGCCCGAAATGTCGCCCCCGTCCGTCTCGTCGCCGTCGTTGTCGGGCCCGTTATTGAGCATGGCCACGCCGTTGCTCACGAGCTCGACGTGGCCGAGTTCCTCCGCCGTGATGCTGGAGACGAGGCTGTAGAACGGCTTGAGCTTGTCCTTGCTGCGGAAATTGAAGCTCTGGAACATATAGTTCCCGAGCGTGGACATCTCGCCGTATTTGCCGCCCAGCAACTCCTGCAGCGCGGCGGCCGCGTTGGGGTCCTTCCGTTTCGGTGCGGGAAGCTCGGCTTGTAGCTTGTCGACGCGCATGAACATGGGAGGAGGCCTCTCGCTGCTGCCGGTCACCACCGGAACGTGCGCCGCAGAAAGCCCCGAGCATCGTCACAGCCAGGATCGGCCCGATGGTCGGAGGTTCGGTCGGGCACTGGGTGTGCGGTCGGAACCGCGCGATGAAGGCGTCTGTTCCCGGCCCCACGCTCCGGTTGCAGGTTTAACGCCGGGCCGCTCCGCCCCCAGACCTGCCATGCGCCGCGGCGTCGCGGTGCGCAAAAGCGTCACCAAGAAAACATCTGTCGATCGTGGGATTGAATACATGATGCCTTGCGTTGAGCGGGCCTAGCGGCTCTGCTAGCACCCTGTGCCAGAAGGTCCCGGCGGAAGATCGGGGCCTGGGAGGAGCAAGGCCCGTGACACCCTGGAATCAGGTCTACGATCCGTTCGGGAGCCAATGGCTCTCGACCTTCATGGCATCGCTGCCGGTGATTGCCCTGCTCGGCATGATCGCGAGCGGCAAGATCAAGGTGCACATCGCCGCCATCCTCGCCCTCGTCGTCGCCTTCCTCGTGGCGGTGGTGGCCTTCGGCATGCCAACCGACCTCGCCGTCCGGGCGACCCTCCTCGGCGTCGTCACGGGCATGTTCCCGATCGGCTGGATCATCCTCAACGTCATCTTCCTCTACCGGCTGACGGTGGAGAAGGGCTGGTTCGCGATCCTCCAGCAATCGGTGGCCGGCATCACCGAGGACCGGCGCATCCAGCTCCTGCTGGTCGCCTTCGCCTTCGGCGCCTTCTTCGAGGGCGCGGGCGGCTTCGGCACCCCGGTGGCCGTCACCGGCGCCATCCTGATCGGGCTCGGCTTCTCGCCGCTGGCCGCCTCCGGCCTCTCGCTCATCGCCAACACCGCCCCCGTCGCCTACGGCGCACTCGGCGCGCCGGTGCAGGGTCTGGCCTCGGTGACGGGCTACGACCCCTACATCCTCGGCGCGATGATCGGCCGTCAGCTGCCGTTCTTCTCCGTGATCGTGCCGTTCTGGCTGATCTGGGTGTTCGCGGGCTTCCGCGGCATGATCGCGATCTGGCCGCCGATCGCCGTCTGCGGCATCTCGTTTGCCGCGGCGCAGTTCCTGATCTCGAACTACATCAACCCCTGGATCGTCGATATCGGCGCCTCGCTGGTCTCGATGGCCGCCCTCGTCGCCTTCCTGAAGGTGTGGCGTCCGGCCCAGCTGTGGACCTCGCCCGCCCTGCGCGGCCACGACCCGTCGGTCGGCTACGGTGAGCCGCGCCCGGCCTCTCTCGGCGCGGGCGTCCCCGGTGATCTGCCCAAGGTGCATGTCGGCGGCCGCACCGCCTCGTCGAGCGAGATCTTCATGGCCTGGGTGCCGTGGATCATCCTCTCGATCATCGTGGCGATCTGGGGCACCGGCTGGTTCAAGGGCATCGTCAACCCGATCTTCTCGTGGAAGTACGAGGTGCCGGGCCTGCACAACATGATCATGAAGGTGCCCCCGGTGGAGGCCGCGCCGAAGGCCGAGGCCGCGATCTTCAACTTCACCTACATGTCCTACACCGGCACGGGCGTGCTGTTCGCCGCGATCATCTCCGGCATCATCATGCGGTTCTCGCCGGTCCGCCTCGTCACGGCGTATTTCGAGACGATCTGGGTGCTGCGCTACTCGCTCATCACCATCGCCGCGATGCTCGCCCTCGGCGTGCTCACCCGCTACGCCGGCGTCGACGCCACGCTCGGCCTCGCCTTCGCCGGCACGGGCATCCTCTACCCGTTCTTCGGCACGCTGCTGGGCTGGCTCGGCGTCGCGCTGACGGGTTCGGACACGGCCTCGAACGTGCTGTTCGGCGGCCTGCAGCGGATCACTTCGGAGCAGCTCGGACTGTCGGGCATCCTCATGGCCTCGGCGAACTCGTCGGGCGGCGTGATGGGCAAGATGATCGACGCCCAGTCGATCGTCGTGGCCTCGACGGCGACGGGCTATTTCGGCCAGGAGAGCAAGATCCTGCGCTTCGTGTTCTGGCACTCGATCGTACTGGCCTGCCTCGTCGGCGGCCTCGTGATGCTCCAGGCCTACGTCTACCCGTTCACCGAGATGGTGATCCATCCGGCCGCGACGGCACCCGCCGCGCACTGATTGGCCGGATCGACGGCACACAAACGAAGCCCGCCCCGAGCGATCGGGGCGGGCTTTTTCGTGGGTCTGAACTAGCGTGGGCCGGGCGCGTCCGGCTTTGCAGCCTCGACCGGCAACGGCCGGGCGAGCCGACCTTCCTCGGCGCGGTGAACGTATTGGCTCGCCACCAGCCATCCCTTGAAGAAGCGCAAGGGGAGGGTGCAGGCGATCAGCACCACGGGCAGGGTCAGGGCGAAGTGGAGCCAGACCGGCGGGTCGTAGGTCAGCTCCAGCCAC from the Methylorubrum extorquens genome contains:
- the cat gene encoding Manganese catalase (Evidence 2a : Function from experimental evidences in other organisms; PubMedId : 9989945; Product type e : enzyme); protein product: MFMRVDKLQAELPAPKRKDPNAAAALQELLGGKYGEMSTLGNYMFQSFNFRSKDKLKPFYSLVSSITAEELGHVELVSNGVAMLNNGPDNDGDETDGGDISGAPFEDMKDIRLAAAFLSNGGGSAPINSNGASWNNDFITSTGNVVVDLLHNFHLECGARLHKLRVYETLSDPTGREVCGYLLVRGSVHAHAYALALKQITGVDLDKFLPTPNINLDKIPECQKYLQEGSHRRLYTWSPNDYRDIAGIWNSSEHALPGDPPGELEIVEGMPDGGKIHQLTGIPSAFAPDYAPEEMFEIAQKLTKKAR
- the glcA gene encoding glycolate permease (LctP family) (Evidence 2a : Function from experimental evidences in other organisms; PubMedId : 11283302, 11785976, 15919996; Product type t : transporter) codes for the protein MTPWNQVYDPFGSQWLSTFMASLPVIALLGMIASGKIKVHIAAILALVVAFLVAVVAFGMPTDLAVRATLLGVVTGMFPIGWIILNVIFLYRLTVEKGWFAILQQSVAGITEDRRIQLLLVAFAFGAFFEGAGGFGTPVAVTGAILIGLGFSPLAASGLSLIANTAPVAYGALGAPVQGLASVTGYDPYILGAMIGRQLPFFSVIVPFWLIWVFAGFRGMIAIWPPIAVCGISFAAAQFLISNYINPWIVDIGASLVSMAALVAFLKVWRPAQLWTSPALRGHDPSVGYGEPRPASLGAGVPGDLPKVHVGGRTASSSEIFMAWVPWIILSIIVAIWGTGWFKGIVNPIFSWKYEVPGLHNMIMKVPPVEAAPKAEAAIFNFTYMSYTGTGVLFAAIISGIIMRFSPVRLVTAYFETIWVLRYSLITIAAMLALGVLTRYAGVDATLGLAFAGTGILYPFFGTLLGWLGVALTGSDTASNVLFGGLQRITSEQLGLSGILMASANSSGGVMGKMIDAQSIVVASTATGYFGQESKILRFVFWHSIVLACLVGGLVMLQAYVYPFTEMVIHPAATAPAAH